A stretch of Brachyhypopomus gauderio isolate BG-103 chromosome 3, BGAUD_0.2, whole genome shotgun sequence DNA encodes these proteins:
- the mrpl38 gene encoding large ribosomal subunit protein mL38 isoform X2 translates to MALRRVVGPVLSVGTGLRVKTSARFFKTAGALCRRAAPLGPMPNEGIDTKNLEALEKYRSYTRYLQVAEEANDKDVWWKTYRKHTEKKCDSGFEPVDIGLPHCRPSRKMEAKERTRVMKQNKENPDLERAARLRTFRIQLDRVKSEWEKTNGPYHIQRLAEHYGIYQDLFPMAYFVPRVMLRVAYGDDSSAMVHYGNRLSPSQASRAPHINFEAEDNSLWTLLLTSPDEHLQDNEQEYVHWLVGNIPGNAVHSGQEVCNYIAPFPAKGTGYHRYIFILFKQEDIIDFSSDVLPSPCHSLKQRSFKTLEFYRKHEDLFTPAGLAFFQCQWDSSVSSTFHTLLNMREPVFEYERPPVYHPPQKKYPHKQPLRYMDRYRDGQEHTYGIY, encoded by the exons ATGGCGTTGCGCAGGGTGGTAGGACCCGTGTTGAGCGTTGGGACGGGTTTGAGGGTCAAAACCAGCGCAAGGTTTTTTAAAACCGCAG GTGCATTATGTCGCCGGGCTGCACCGCTGGGCCCGATGCCCAACGAAGGCATAGACACGAAGAACCTCGAAGCGCTGGAGAAATATCGCAGCTACACACGTTACCTCCAAGTTGCAGAGGAGGCTAATGACAAAGATGTTTGGTGGAaaacctacaggaaacacacagAGAAGAAATGTGACTCGG GTTTTGAGCCAGTGGACATCGGCCTGCCTCACTGCCGGCCTTCCAGAAAAATGGAGGCTAAAGAGAGAACAAGAGTgatgaaacaaaacaaagagaacCCTGACCTGGAGAGGGCTGCTCGCCTGCGCACGT TCCGCATACAATTGGACAGAGTGAAGTCAGAATGGGAAAAAACCAATGGGCCATATCATATCCAGAGGCTGGCAGAACACTACGGGATCTACCAGGACCTTTTCCCCATGGCTTACTTTGTGCCAAGGGTCATGTTACGGGTGGCATATGGAGATGACAGCAGTGCCATGGTGCATTATGGGAACCGTTTATCACCTAGTCAG GCATCACGAGCACCTCACATAAACTTTGAGGCAGAAGATAATTCTCTCTGGACATTGCTCCTGACAAGCCCAG ATGAGCATTTACAGGACAATGAACAAGAATATGTTCACTGGCTGGT TGGAAATATCCCTGGAAATGCCGTACATTCTGGACAGGAAGTTTGCAATTATATTGCACCCTTTCCTGCCAAGGGAACCGGTTATCACAGATACATCTTCATCCTGTTTAAGCAAGAAGATATTATCGATTTCAGTAGCGATGTCCTGCCCTCTCCCTG TCACAGTCTAAAGCAGCGAAGCTTCAAGACATTGgaattctacaggaaacacGAAGACCTGTTCACCCCAGCGGGACTGGCATTCTTCCAGTGCCAGTGGGACAGCTCTGTTAGCAGTACCTTTCACACATTGCTCA ATATGAGGGAGCCAGTGTTTGAGTACGAGAGACCTCCTGTGTACCACCCACCGCAGAAAAAATACCCTCACAAACAGCCACTCCGATATATGGATCGCTACAGGGACGGACAGGAACACACTTATGGCATTTACTAA
- the mrpl38 gene encoding large ribosomal subunit protein mL38 isoform X1: MALRRVVGPVLSVGTGLRVKTSARFFKTAGALCRRAAPLGPMPNEGIDTKNLEALEKYRSYTRYLQVAEEANDKDVWWKTYRKHTEKKCDSGKCVNCAMSVIVAQAGFEPVDIGLPHCRPSRKMEAKERTRVMKQNKENPDLERAARLRTFRIQLDRVKSEWEKTNGPYHIQRLAEHYGIYQDLFPMAYFVPRVMLRVAYGDDSSAMVHYGNRLSPSQASRAPHINFEAEDNSLWTLLLTSPDEHLQDNEQEYVHWLVGNIPGNAVHSGQEVCNYIAPFPAKGTGYHRYIFILFKQEDIIDFSSDVLPSPCHSLKQRSFKTLEFYRKHEDLFTPAGLAFFQCQWDSSVSSTFHTLLNMREPVFEYERPPVYHPPQKKYPHKQPLRYMDRYRDGQEHTYGIY; this comes from the exons ATGGCGTTGCGCAGGGTGGTAGGACCCGTGTTGAGCGTTGGGACGGGTTTGAGGGTCAAAACCAGCGCAAGGTTTTTTAAAACCGCAG GTGCATTATGTCGCCGGGCTGCACCGCTGGGCCCGATGCCCAACGAAGGCATAGACACGAAGAACCTCGAAGCGCTGGAGAAATATCGCAGCTACACACGTTACCTCCAAGTTGCAGAGGAGGCTAATGACAAAGATGTTTGGTGGAaaacctacaggaaacacacagAGAAGAAATGTGACTCGGGTAAATGCGTCAACTGCGCCATGAGCGTGATTGTAGCACAAG CAGGTTTTGAGCCAGTGGACATCGGCCTGCCTCACTGCCGGCCTTCCAGAAAAATGGAGGCTAAAGAGAGAACAAGAGTgatgaaacaaaacaaagagaacCCTGACCTGGAGAGGGCTGCTCGCCTGCGCACGT TCCGCATACAATTGGACAGAGTGAAGTCAGAATGGGAAAAAACCAATGGGCCATATCATATCCAGAGGCTGGCAGAACACTACGGGATCTACCAGGACCTTTTCCCCATGGCTTACTTTGTGCCAAGGGTCATGTTACGGGTGGCATATGGAGATGACAGCAGTGCCATGGTGCATTATGGGAACCGTTTATCACCTAGTCAG GCATCACGAGCACCTCACATAAACTTTGAGGCAGAAGATAATTCTCTCTGGACATTGCTCCTGACAAGCCCAG ATGAGCATTTACAGGACAATGAACAAGAATATGTTCACTGGCTGGT TGGAAATATCCCTGGAAATGCCGTACATTCTGGACAGGAAGTTTGCAATTATATTGCACCCTTTCCTGCCAAGGGAACCGGTTATCACAGATACATCTTCATCCTGTTTAAGCAAGAAGATATTATCGATTTCAGTAGCGATGTCCTGCCCTCTCCCTG TCACAGTCTAAAGCAGCGAAGCTTCAAGACATTGgaattctacaggaaacacGAAGACCTGTTCACCCCAGCGGGACTGGCATTCTTCCAGTGCCAGTGGGACAGCTCTGTTAGCAGTACCTTTCACACATTGCTCA ATATGAGGGAGCCAGTGTTTGAGTACGAGAGACCTCCTGTGTACCACCCACCGCAGAAAAAATACCCTCACAAACAGCCACTCCGATATATGGATCGCTACAGGGACGGACAGGAACACACTTATGGCATTTACTAA
- the trim65 gene encoding E3 ubiquitin-protein ligase TRIM65 — translation MEAHSLSCAICLDRFKYPVTIPCGHTFCKDCISKHWDQRERSEPQHAEFNCPVCKEKFPTRPSLKRNVSLSFLSDAAAGGGDRKDAGSSCTRPEVGPEQLCARHQKPLDLYCRNDATCVCCACAVNDCKDHDKVLVEEERINRETVLKNKELEVRKCKQSTEQNILELSENIAKAKVSLQQTSQWVTSKFSHLLKVLQEKQEVMESFVALQQEAVLSQAEARLRDLQDKALQLSEIEEHIGSICELPHHQLIQDSMLVEVPQMGEVPVDVNVNILEKLAPVTDVLSRISKLVCEDLDKTVYAAVDHNKEVSPQDKRPVQAVVPSPATPSYSAGKEGLSAYRCSLTFDPRTANAHLLLSQSNRRAEHLTSGPRPVPAHEARFDHTWQVLCFEKFTHGRHYWELEVSKPWAYVGVTYQAIPRKEKGRTCMLGMNELSWSLQLDERQLSAWHAGNKEPVQGQVPGQAQPLRIGMLLDYEAGTLTYYGEGQVRLHAFHCVFTHELTPACWIGEGVSVTLCQP, via the exons ATGGAGGCGCACAGTTTGAGCTGTGCCATCTGCTTGGATCGTTTTAAATACCCGGTGACTATACCCTGCGGCCACACCTTCTGCAAGGACTGTATCTCCAAACACtgggaccagagagagagaagtgaacCGCAACACGCCGAATTCAACTGCCCCGTGTGCAAAGAGAAGTTCCCCACCAGACCCTCGCTGAAGCGGAACGTGTCCCTGTCCTTTCTGAGCGACGCTGCCGCCGGTGGTGGAGATCGGAAAGATGCCGGTTCTTCATGCACGAGGCCCGAGGTCGGTCCAGAGCAGCTCTGCGCGCGCCATCAGAAGCCCCTTGACTTGTACTGCAGGAACGACGCCACGTGCGTCTGCTGCGCGTGCGCCGTGAATGACTGCAAGGATCATGACAAGGTCCTGGTGGAAGAGGAGAGGATTAACAGAGAG ACAGTTCTGAAGAATAAAGAATTGGAGGTCAGGAAGTGCAAGCAGAGCACAGAGCAGAACATTCTGGAGCTCTCGGAGAACATTGCTAAAGCTAAG GTGTCTCTGCAGCAGACCTCACAGTGGGTGACCTCAAAGTTCTCGCATCTGCTGAAGGTGCTGCAGGAGAAGCAGGAGGTCATGGAGAGCTTTGTGGCGCTCCAGCAGGAGGCTGTCCTGTCTCAGGCTGAGGCACGCCTCCGTGACCTGCAGGATAAGGCGCTGCAGCTCTCCGAGATTGAGGAGCATATTGGCAGCATCTGTGAACTCCCCCACCACCAACTCATACAG GACTCCATGCTGGTAGAGGTTCCTCAGATGGGTGAGGTTCCTGTAGATGTCAATGTGAACATTTTAGAGAAACTGGCTCCAGTCACAGACGTGCTGTCTCGCATCTCTAAGCTGGTGTGTGAAGACTTGGATAAAACTGTTTATGCAGCTGTGGACCACAACAAAGAAG TTTCTCCTCAGGACAAAAGACCAGTGCAAGCTGTAGTACCCAGTCCTGCCACTCCTTCCTATTCAGCGGGAAAGGAAGGCCTCAGTGCAT aCCGTTGCtccttgacctttgaccctcgCACAGCCAATGCTCACCTCCTGCTCTCCCAGAGCAACCGTCGGGCGGAGCACCTCACCTCGGGGCCCCGCCCCGTCCCGGCTCACGAGGCCCGCTTCGACCACACCTGGCAGGTGCTGTGTTTCGAGAAGTTCACCCATGGCCGCCACTACTGGGAGCTGGAGGTGTCCAAACCGTGGGCGTACGTCGGGGTGACGTACCAGGCCATCCCGCGCAAGGAGAAGGGCCGGACGTGCATGCTGGGGATGAACGAGCTCTCGTGGAGTCTGCAGCTGGACGAGCGGCAGCTGAGCGCCTGGCATGCTGGGAACAAGGAGCCCGTGCAGGGCCAGGTGCCGGGCCAGGCCCAGCCGCTGCGCATCGGCATGCTGCTGGATTACGAGGCCGGCACGCTGACCTACTACGGCGAGGGCCAGGTGAGGCTGCACGCCTTCCACTGCGTGTTCACTCACGAGCTGACCCCGGCCTGCTGGATCGGAGAGGGAGTTAGCGTCACTCTCTGCCAACCGTGA